From a single Streptomyces liliifuscus genomic region:
- a CDS encoding cupin domain-containing protein — protein sequence MTHHVIRRAADATFAAPPQLPYTSTGFTRRTVVGEEDGSVHTGFGVCELTPDGAIGAHVHSYEESFHLLSGTVILDTPEGSYLLEEGDYGLLPTGVPHAWRGAGDTAARWADMLAPVPRARYGHDTRAVPALPDRAPVRIDVRDPRTRSFGHFEAAQMDPGKQSQDLLSVSASMRTALLVYSGITVKMMVDADLGAVASTMFMVQYAADGVAGAHDHPFEETYLIVEGTVDAAFDGEQYRLGVGDAAWAGAGCVHSFTNAGTGLVRWLETQAPQPPSRHSYRFARDWDYLRDVLGERKP from the coding sequence ATGACGCACCACGTGATCCGGCGGGCGGCGGACGCCACGTTCGCCGCCCCGCCCCAACTGCCGTACACCAGCACGGGATTCACCCGGCGGACCGTGGTCGGCGAGGAGGACGGCTCCGTACACACGGGCTTCGGTGTGTGCGAACTGACGCCGGACGGGGCGATCGGGGCCCACGTCCACTCGTACGAGGAGTCCTTCCACCTGCTCTCCGGGACGGTGATCCTCGATACGCCCGAGGGCTCGTACCTCCTCGAAGAAGGCGACTACGGGCTGCTGCCGACGGGTGTGCCGCACGCCTGGCGCGGGGCCGGGGACACCGCCGCACGCTGGGCGGACATGCTCGCACCGGTGCCGAGGGCACGCTACGGACACGACACCCGGGCGGTGCCCGCGCTGCCGGACCGCGCACCGGTCCGGATCGACGTCCGCGACCCGCGCACCCGCTCCTTCGGCCACTTCGAGGCCGCCCAGATGGACCCCGGCAAGCAGTCCCAGGACCTGCTCTCCGTATCGGCAAGCATGCGCACCGCGCTGCTCGTCTACAGCGGGATCACCGTGAAGATGATGGTGGACGCCGACCTGGGCGCGGTGGCCTCGACGATGTTCATGGTGCAGTACGCGGCCGACGGCGTCGCGGGCGCGCACGACCACCCCTTCGAGGAGACGTATCTGATCGTCGAGGGAACGGTGGACGCCGCCTTCGACGGCGAGCAGTACCGGCTGGGCGTGGGCGACGCCGCCTGGGCGGGCGCCGGTTGCGTGCACAGCTTCACCAACGCCGGTACGGGACTGGTGCGTTGGCTGGAGACACAGGCACCGCAGCCGCCCTCGCGCCACTCCTACCGGTTCGCCCGCGACTGGGACTACCTGCGCGACGTGCTGGGGGAGAGGAAACCATGA
- a CDS encoding isochorismatase family protein, with protein MGLPVINSYPMPDRSAVPPSGPPWTIDPARAALLIHDMQNHFVQAFPPDCSPVVELLDNSATLRELAGTLGMPVVFSAEPAAQRPGQRGLMTDIWGPGIGQEPGDDAAIVTELTPRVGEHVLVNVRHNAFLRSHLGRLLRSEGRDQLILCGVRAHLGILLTAADAFMNDIQPFVVADAVADFSAEDHSMALRWIGRTSVVCTTDQLIRQLLHGRAAQSM; from the coding sequence ATGGGCTTGCCGGTCATCAACTCCTATCCCATGCCTGACCGTTCCGCGGTGCCCCCGTCGGGCCCGCCCTGGACGATCGACCCGGCACGGGCCGCGCTGTTGATCCACGACATGCAGAACCACTTCGTCCAGGCCTTCCCGCCCGACTGCTCGCCCGTCGTGGAGCTGCTCGACAACAGCGCCACCCTGCGCGAGCTCGCGGGGACGCTCGGCATGCCGGTGGTGTTCAGCGCCGAGCCGGCCGCCCAACGCCCGGGCCAGCGAGGGCTGATGACCGACATCTGGGGCCCCGGCATCGGTCAGGAGCCCGGCGACGACGCGGCGATCGTCACGGAACTCACCCCCAGGGTGGGGGAACACGTGCTGGTCAACGTCCGCCACAACGCCTTTCTCCGCAGTCATCTGGGCCGGCTGCTGCGCTCCGAGGGGCGCGACCAGCTGATCCTCTGCGGGGTGCGGGCACATCTCGGAATACTGCTGACGGCCGCGGACGCCTTCATGAACGACATCCAGCCGTTCGTCGTGGCCGACGCGGTGGCCGACTTCTCCGCCGAGGACCACTCCATGGCACTGCGCTGGATCGGACGCACCAGCGTCGTGTGCACCACCGACCAGCTGATCCGCCAACTCCTGCACGGCAGGGCGGCACAGAGCATGTGA
- a CDS encoding thiamine pyrophosphate-dependent dehydrogenase E1 component subunit alpha, translating to MTHAPHLEASQLLALYEQMAVIRRTEKAAHDLFMSGLVKGTTHLAAGHEAIAVGASAALRDDDYVFATYRGHHHALARGATPEECLAELMSRATGLCGAKGGSMHLTKASRNMLGSYAIVGAHLPMAVGAAWSARLRGTEQIAVAFFGDGATNIGAFHEALNLAAVWKLPVLFVCENNLYMEYTPIADVTAVANPAADRAPAYGIPGEIVDGNDVVAVQEAVTRLAGRARAGDGPSLLEAQTYRHFGHSRADPATYRPAEEVERWLKHDPLDVARGRLAELGVPAETVTEADERATGLVQKAVEAAKNAPAPDPREALTDVWADGGAAWRT from the coding sequence ATGACGCACGCCCCTCACCTGGAGGCGTCCCAACTCCTCGCTCTGTACGAGCAGATGGCCGTCATCCGGCGTACGGAGAAGGCCGCCCACGACCTGTTCATGTCCGGCCTCGTCAAGGGAACCACCCATCTCGCCGCAGGACACGAGGCCATCGCCGTCGGCGCGAGCGCGGCCCTGCGCGACGACGACTACGTCTTCGCCACCTACCGCGGCCACCACCACGCGCTGGCCCGCGGCGCTACCCCCGAGGAGTGCCTCGCCGAACTGATGAGCCGCGCCACCGGCCTGTGCGGGGCCAAGGGCGGCTCGATGCACCTGACCAAGGCGTCGCGGAACATGCTCGGTTCGTACGCGATCGTCGGCGCCCATCTCCCCATGGCAGTCGGCGCCGCCTGGTCGGCCCGGCTGCGCGGCACCGAACAGATCGCCGTGGCCTTCTTCGGCGACGGCGCGACCAACATCGGCGCGTTCCACGAGGCGCTCAACCTCGCCGCCGTGTGGAAGCTGCCCGTGCTGTTCGTCTGCGAGAACAACCTGTACATGGAGTACACCCCGATCGCCGACGTGACCGCGGTGGCCAACCCCGCGGCCGACCGGGCGCCCGCCTACGGCATCCCCGGCGAGATCGTCGACGGCAACGACGTGGTCGCCGTCCAGGAGGCGGTGACCCGCCTCGCGGGCCGGGCCCGGGCAGGAGACGGGCCCAGCCTGCTGGAGGCGCAGACCTACCGGCACTTCGGCCACAGCCGCGCCGACCCGGCGACGTACCGCCCGGCGGAGGAGGTCGAGCGCTGGCTCAAGCACGACCCGCTGGACGTGGCACGCGGCCGCCTCGCCGAACTCGGGGTGCCCGCCGAGACGGTCACCGAGGCCGACGAGCGCGCGACCGGCCTCGTACAGAAGGCGGTCGAGGCGGCGAAGAACGCACCCGCGCCCGATCCGCGGGAGGCGCTGACCGACGTATGGGCCGACGGAGGTGCGGCGTGGCGGACGTGA
- a CDS encoding RNA polymerase sigma factor codes for MSGIDDPELGASQEELRRALSWEVIAGHRERLMRLVRRRLPNAQDAEDCVQEAMLRAAACDELDRERIGPFLTSVALRLCADNHREQERSRRLLPRTADVRTPETPDEDVCERDFGRWLLRQVHLLRGRERQVVLARAHGISTLEFARIHQISVKAAEGAFTRGRARLRLICARSMDGVVA; via the coding sequence GTGTCCGGGATCGACGACCCGGAACTCGGCGCATCCCAGGAGGAGTTACGCAGGGCGCTGTCCTGGGAGGTGATCGCAGGCCACCGGGAACGGCTGATGCGACTTGTCCGCCGGCGGCTCCCGAACGCGCAGGACGCCGAGGACTGCGTACAGGAGGCGATGCTGAGGGCGGCCGCCTGCGACGAGCTGGACCGGGAGCGGATCGGTCCCTTTCTGACCTCGGTGGCCCTGCGCCTCTGTGCCGACAACCACCGCGAACAGGAGCGCAGCAGGCGGCTGTTGCCCCGCACCGCCGATGTCCGTACGCCCGAGACTCCGGACGAGGACGTGTGCGAAAGGGACTTCGGGCGCTGGCTGCTCCGTCAGGTGCACCTCCTGCGGGGCCGGGAGCGGCAGGTCGTGCTCGCTCGCGCCCATGGAATCTCCACTCTGGAATTCGCCCGCATCCACCAGATCTCGGTGAAGGCGGCCGAGGGCGCGTTCACCCGCGGCCGTGCGCGGCTTCGGCTGATCTGCGCCAGGTCCATGGACGGTGTCGTGGCGTAG
- a CDS encoding SDR family NAD(P)-dependent oxidoreductase produces MSSVVVIGGTAGIGREIARTRAQLGDEVVLTGRDAHRADTAAKEIGARGLALDLSRPREIAAALADVGRVDHLVLAGISRDRNTVTEYDIDAALHLVTLKLVGYTEVVHTLLPRMTEESAVVIFGGQAKERPYPGATTVATVNAGVTGLVRTLASELAPIRVNAVHPGIVGDSPFWAGKPPEVLENYRAQTPTGRLARMRDVVDAVDFLLRNEAVNGVNLSVDGGWLLR; encoded by the coding sequence ATGAGCAGTGTTGTCGTCATCGGCGGCACGGCCGGCATCGGCCGCGAGATCGCCCGCACCCGCGCACAACTCGGCGACGAGGTCGTACTCACCGGCCGCGACGCCCACCGCGCCGACACGGCAGCCAAGGAGATCGGCGCGCGCGGACTCGCCCTGGACCTGTCCCGGCCCAGGGAGATCGCCGCCGCGCTGGCCGACGTCGGCAGGGTGGATCACCTTGTCCTCGCCGGTATCTCCCGCGACCGGAACACCGTCACCGAGTACGACATCGACGCCGCGCTGCACCTGGTCACGCTCAAACTCGTCGGCTACACCGAGGTCGTCCACACACTGCTGCCCCGGATGACCGAGGAGAGCGCCGTCGTGATCTTCGGCGGGCAGGCCAAGGAACGGCCCTACCCGGGCGCCACGACCGTCGCCACGGTGAACGCGGGCGTCACGGGCCTGGTGCGCACCCTCGCGAGCGAACTCGCCCCGATCCGCGTCAACGCCGTCCACCCGGGCATCGTCGGCGACAGTCCGTTCTGGGCGGGCAAGCCCCCGGAGGTGCTGGAGAACTACCGCGCCCAGACACCCACGGGACGGCTCGCGCGCATGCGGGACGTCGTGGACGCGGTGGACTTCCTGCTGCGCAACGAGGCGGTCAACGGCGTCAACCTGAGCGTGGACGGAGGGTGGCTGCTGCGATGA
- a CDS encoding alpha-ketoacid dehydrogenase subunit beta, translating into MADVITYRQAVAEGIAREMRRDPAVVCLGEDIGAAGGVFKTTAGLYEEFGSGRVWDTPISEQAIVGAAMGAAMTGMRPVAEIMFSDFLACCWDYLANEIPKVRYMTGGQVTVPLVVRTANGGGLGFGAQHSQATENWALTVPGLKIAAPATPADVIGMMAAAIRSDDPVVFFEHKGLLAAKGAPAPPDHVVELGRAAVVREGADVTLVALASMVPVALTAAERLAEEGIEAEVIDLRCLVPLDTRTVLDSLARTSRLVTVEENPYQGGWGGTLVSVVADEGFGLLDAPVRRVAAECVPLPFADALEEQVIPTVDKVVTKVRDLTAY; encoded by the coding sequence GTGGCGGACGTGATCACCTACCGGCAGGCGGTCGCCGAGGGCATCGCGCGGGAGATGCGGCGCGATCCGGCGGTGGTGTGCCTCGGCGAGGACATCGGCGCGGCGGGCGGGGTGTTCAAGACGACCGCCGGGCTGTACGAGGAGTTCGGGTCCGGGCGGGTGTGGGACACGCCGATCTCCGAACAGGCCATCGTCGGGGCCGCGATGGGCGCCGCGATGACCGGCATGCGACCTGTCGCCGAGATCATGTTCTCCGACTTCCTCGCCTGTTGCTGGGACTACCTCGCCAACGAGATACCCAAGGTGCGGTACATGACGGGCGGTCAGGTCACCGTGCCGCTCGTGGTCCGTACGGCCAACGGCGGCGGCCTCGGCTTCGGCGCGCAGCACTCGCAGGCCACCGAGAACTGGGCGCTGACCGTCCCCGGACTGAAGATCGCGGCACCGGCCACACCCGCCGACGTGATCGGCATGATGGCGGCCGCCATCCGCAGCGACGATCCAGTGGTCTTCTTCGAACACAAGGGACTGCTCGCGGCCAAGGGAGCGCCCGCGCCGCCGGACCACGTCGTCGAGCTGGGACGGGCGGCCGTCGTGCGCGAGGGCGCCGACGTCACGCTCGTGGCCCTCGCCTCGATGGTGCCGGTGGCGCTCACCGCCGCCGAACGGCTGGCCGAGGAGGGCATCGAGGCGGAGGTGATCGACCTGCGCTGTCTGGTGCCGCTCGACACCCGGACCGTGCTCGACTCCCTCGCGAGGACCTCGCGGCTCGTGACCGTCGAGGAGAACCCGTACCAGGGCGGCTGGGGCGGCACGCTCGTCTCGGTCGTCGCCGACGAGGGATTCGGCCTCCTCGACGCGCCCGTGCGCAGGGTCGCTGCCGAATGCGTGCCCCTGCCCTTCGCGGACGCGCTCGAAGAGCAGGTGATCCCCACCGTCGACAAGGTCGTGACCAAGGTCCGCGACCTCACCGCGTACTGA
- a CDS encoding penicillin acylase family protein, giving the protein MASSTYRDAWGIPHLRAPDPLGLAFAQGRNAAHDRAWQIEAERHRSQGTTASFLGAGAVPWDRFVRRARLDDTARRCFETLEEETAAWVSAYVDGVNAGLERGAADAPEFAATGLAPGTWRKWTPLGVWLAHHILFAGFPTKLWREEVARRLGDEALELFAADGPGTSGSNGWMVAGDRTASGAALIAGDPHRFIQDPGFYQQIHLSCPEYDVVGFAVPGVPGIAHFGHTGTVAWAITNAMSDYHDLYRERLRTTGDGVEALGPEGWRPATRHRETIPVAGGDPVEIDVIETERGPVVIDGPAEGAEGDSGPATVSEGISLRYPPRVTEDLGFDVLPALLRARTVADVDRALDRWIEPVNVVHAADTSGGLLHRVAGYVPVRHRENGLRIVPAWRSGHEWQGRHDTPRAEVDGIAVMANERGLAAPLGTEFAPPYRADRIEALLSASRQWEPHDMAAIHMDTQLAAAAPLLERVARLDGLGPEAERLRARLLAWNRHMDADSTAAADYARLRSAVVQRVAAAPELKSLAVPPLPYPAVFEPWLNLTAKVAFGLENLLTTELLPGLDSAAVVRAALEETACLEPVTWGELHRLAPCRILPAAEGEERPGLGGDHDCVLATSSTPGVTDLSSRGPSARYVWDLADRENSLWTVPLGARGIPGAPHRRDQLPLWLSGQLAPVVTDFALLVEEPEHGSQDIGM; this is encoded by the coding sequence ATGGCGAGCAGTACGTACCGGGACGCCTGGGGCATCCCGCATCTCCGTGCCCCCGATCCGCTGGGACTGGCCTTCGCCCAGGGGCGGAACGCGGCGCACGACCGGGCCTGGCAGATCGAGGCCGAAAGGCATCGCTCGCAGGGCACCACGGCCTCCTTCCTCGGGGCGGGCGCCGTCCCCTGGGACCGTTTCGTCCGCCGGGCCCGGCTCGACGACACGGCCCGCCGCTGCTTCGAGACGCTGGAGGAGGAGACGGCGGCCTGGGTGTCGGCGTACGTCGACGGAGTGAACGCCGGCCTTGAGCGGGGAGCGGCCGACGCGCCGGAGTTCGCGGCCACGGGACTGGCCCCGGGAACCTGGCGGAAGTGGACGCCCCTCGGCGTCTGGCTCGCCCACCACATCCTCTTCGCCGGATTCCCGACCAAGCTGTGGCGCGAGGAGGTGGCACGCCGGCTCGGCGACGAGGCCCTCGAACTCTTCGCCGCGGACGGCCCGGGCACCTCGGGCTCCAACGGCTGGATGGTCGCGGGCGACCGCACCGCGTCCGGAGCCGCGCTCATCGCGGGCGACCCCCACCGCTTCATCCAGGACCCGGGCTTCTACCAGCAGATACACCTCTCGTGCCCGGAGTACGACGTCGTCGGCTTCGCCGTCCCCGGGGTGCCCGGCATCGCGCACTTCGGCCACACCGGGACCGTGGCCTGGGCTATCACCAACGCCATGTCCGACTACCACGACCTCTACCGGGAGCGGCTGCGCACCACGGGCGACGGCGTCGAGGCGCTGGGGCCCGAGGGGTGGCGGCCGGCCACCCGTCACCGGGAGACCATCCCGGTCGCGGGCGGCGATCCGGTCGAGATCGACGTGATCGAGACGGAGCGCGGACCGGTCGTCATCGACGGACCCGCCGAGGGGGCCGAGGGCGACTCGGGACCCGCCACGGTCTCCGAAGGCATCAGTCTCCGCTACCCGCCCCGCGTCACCGAGGACCTGGGGTTCGACGTACTCCCCGCCCTCCTCCGGGCCCGTACGGTCGCGGACGTGGACCGGGCGCTCGACCGCTGGATCGAGCCGGTGAACGTCGTGCACGCCGCGGACACCTCCGGCGGTCTGCTGCACCGCGTGGCCGGATACGTGCCCGTACGTCATCGGGAGAACGGGCTGCGGATCGTGCCCGCCTGGCGGAGCGGGCACGAGTGGCAGGGCCGCCATGACACACCTCGTGCCGAGGTGGACGGCATCGCCGTGATGGCCAACGAGCGTGGCCTCGCGGCGCCGTTGGGCACGGAGTTCGCCCCGCCGTACCGCGCCGACCGCATCGAAGCCCTGCTGAGCGCGTCACGGCAGTGGGAGCCGCACGACATGGCGGCCATCCACATGGACACCCAACTCGCGGCAGCCGCACCCCTGTTGGAGCGAGTGGCACGGCTTGACGGACTCGGCCCCGAGGCGGAGCGGCTGAGGGCGCGGCTGCTGGCCTGGAACCGGCACATGGACGCCGACAGCACCGCCGCCGCGGACTACGCCCGGCTGCGCTCCGCGGTCGTGCAACGGGTCGCCGCGGCACCCGAGTTGAAGAGTCTCGCCGTGCCGCCCCTGCCGTATCCCGCGGTGTTCGAGCCCTGGCTGAACCTGACCGCGAAGGTCGCCTTCGGGCTGGAGAACCTGCTGACCACCGAGCTCCTCCCGGGGCTGGACAGCGCGGCGGTCGTCCGGGCCGCCCTGGAGGAAACGGCGTGTCTGGAACCCGTCACCTGGGGCGAACTGCACAGGCTCGCACCCTGCCGGATCCTCCCCGCCGCCGAGGGCGAGGAGCGGCCCGGGCTCGGCGGGGACCACGACTGCGTGTTGGCCACATCGAGCACACCCGGCGTGACCGACCTCAGCTCACGGGGACCGTCCGCCCGGTACGTGTGGGACCTCGCCGACCGCGAGAACAGCCTCTGGACCGTGCCGCTGGGCGCACGAGGCATCCCCGGCGCCCCGCACCGGCGGGACCAGCTTCCGCTGTGGCTGAGCGGTCAACTCGCCCCTGTCGTCACCGATTTCGCGCTCCTCGTCGAAGAACCGGAGCACGGCTCACAAGACATCGGAATGTGA
- a CDS encoding amidohydrolase family protein — protein sequence MTNRMLLRSGHVISMDPDIGDLPGGDVLIEDGKIVAVDRDISADAEVLDMTGRILVPGFVDTHRHTWEAPIRGCAPNATLDDYFVEVLDTFAPVYTPEDVYAGNLAGSLECLNAGITTLVDWSHINNTPEHPDAAVQALGETGIRAQYAYGSANTSLADYWYESKIAIPGDDVRRVRERHFASDDGLLTMGLATRGPGFCINDVVEAEWRLARELGIPITVHVGMGRLAGRFGMVKQLHDLGLLGSDTTYVHCCYFSEEEWRMVADSGGTVSIAPQVETQMGHGWPPVMKAIEHGLRPSLSIDVVTTVPGDMFTQIRAAFGAERARVNAECWQADIPVPETMLTARQMLEIATVNGAHVAGLEHRTGSLTPGKRADVVAIDATALNVAPLIDPVAAVTLSADVSNVETVIVDGVVQKREGRLLADVGRARRLVEESRDRLAAAAEARGKQQA from the coding sequence ATGACGAATCGGATGCTCCTGCGCTCGGGCCACGTGATCTCGATGGACCCCGACATCGGGGACCTGCCCGGCGGCGACGTGCTCATCGAGGACGGGAAGATCGTGGCGGTCGACCGCGACATCAGCGCGGACGCCGAGGTGCTCGACATGACGGGCCGCATCCTCGTGCCCGGCTTCGTCGACACCCACCGCCACACCTGGGAGGCGCCCATCCGCGGCTGCGCGCCCAACGCCACCCTCGACGACTACTTCGTGGAGGTCCTCGACACCTTCGCGCCCGTCTACACACCCGAGGACGTGTACGCGGGCAACCTGGCCGGCTCACTGGAGTGTCTGAACGCGGGCATCACCACCCTCGTCGACTGGTCGCACATCAACAACACGCCCGAGCATCCGGACGCCGCCGTCCAGGCACTCGGCGAGACCGGCATCCGCGCCCAGTACGCGTACGGCAGCGCCAACACCTCGCTCGCCGACTACTGGTACGAGAGCAAGATCGCGATCCCCGGGGACGACGTACGAAGGGTGAGGGAGCGTCACTTCGCCTCCGACGACGGGCTGTTGACCATGGGCCTCGCCACCCGGGGCCCCGGCTTCTGTATCAACGACGTAGTCGAGGCCGAATGGCGCCTCGCCCGCGAGCTGGGCATCCCCATCACCGTGCACGTCGGCATGGGACGGCTCGCCGGCCGCTTCGGAATGGTCAAGCAGTTGCACGACCTGGGGTTGCTCGGCTCCGACACCACCTATGTGCACTGCTGCTACTTCAGCGAGGAGGAGTGGCGGATGGTCGCCGACAGCGGCGGCACGGTCTCCATCGCACCGCAGGTGGAGACCCAGATGGGGCACGGCTGGCCGCCCGTGATGAAGGCCATCGAACACGGACTGCGGCCGTCCCTGAGCATCGACGTGGTCACAACCGTGCCCGGCGACATGTTCACCCAGATCCGAGCGGCCTTCGGCGCCGAGCGGGCACGCGTGAACGCCGAGTGCTGGCAGGCCGACATCCCCGTACCCGAAACGATGTTGACGGCACGTCAGATGCTGGAGATCGCGACGGTCAACGGCGCGCATGTCGCGGGACTTGAGCACCGCACCGGTTCACTGACCCCCGGCAAGCGCGCCGACGTCGTCGCGATCGACGCGACCGCGCTCAACGTCGCGCCGCTCATCGACCCGGTGGCCGCCGTGACGCTGAGCGCGGACGTCTCCAACGTGGAGACCGTCATCGTCGACGGCGTCGTCCAGAAGCGCGAAGGCAGGCTGCTCGCGGACGTCGGGCGGGCACGGCGGCTGGTCGAGGAGTCCCGCGACCGTCTCGCGGCAGCGGCCGAGGCACGCGGGAAGCAGCAGGCATGA
- a CDS encoding helix-turn-helix domain-containing protein: MSPVVVPPVGARIRQARTARGMSLRGLAREIGVSASLISQIETGKSQPSVSTLYAITTALSIPVESLFDAEGETARTPVSAVVGAPPDTVLHALAAFAADPGRRIGPLVGSGEREVLELDSGVIWERLGHVPGADVDFLRVTYRPGGTSSSAGGLMRHPGTEYGYLTSGELVLTLGFEEHVIRPGDAVCFESTTPHRYRNDGSEPAVGVWFVFSMG; the protein is encoded by the coding sequence GTGTCCCCTGTGGTCGTGCCGCCCGTCGGCGCGCGCATCCGGCAGGCGCGTACGGCGCGGGGGATGAGCCTGCGGGGCCTCGCGCGGGAGATCGGGGTCTCCGCGAGCCTGATCTCCCAGATCGAGACCGGCAAGAGCCAGCCCTCGGTGAGCACCCTGTACGCGATCACCACCGCCCTCTCCATCCCGGTCGAGTCGCTCTTCGACGCGGAGGGGGAGACGGCCCGAACCCCGGTGAGCGCGGTCGTGGGCGCGCCGCCCGACACCGTGCTGCACGCCCTCGCCGCCTTCGCCGCCGACCCCGGCCGAAGGATCGGACCGCTGGTCGGAAGCGGTGAGCGGGAGGTGCTCGAGCTCGATTCGGGAGTAATATGGGAACGTCTCGGCCACGTTCCGGGAGCGGACGTCGACTTCCTGCGTGTGACCTACCGGCCCGGCGGGACCTCCTCCAGCGCGGGAGGCCTGATGCGGCACCCCGGCACGGAGTACGGCTATCTGACCTCCGGCGAACTCGTCCTCACACTCGGTTTCGAGGAGCACGTGATCCGGCCCGGCGACGCGGTCTGCTTCGAGTCGACGACCCCGCACCGCTACCGCAACGACGGCAGTGAACCGGCGGTCGGCGTCTGGTTTGTGTTCAGTATGGGTTGA
- a CDS encoding M24 family metallopeptidase — translation MAIRTFGPNAVDWEQRIDLDRLRTQRLARLHEALNRSELGALLSFDFANIRYMSSTHIGTWAMDKLIRFALLVRGGEPIVWDFGSAARHHQLYNPWLDYSDGKEGPPTGARAGISTLRGAFHPDAGIGADVAAKVAAELREHGLAGEPLGVDLAEMPVLHALKEQGIDVVDGQQVFLEARRVKTPDEISLLTQACSMVDAAYEELYAHLRPGVRENECVGLVSKVLYDLGSEYVEGVNAISGERCSPHPHVYSDRLIRPGDPAFFDILHSHLGYRTCYYRTFAVGSASPAQRDAYIRCRAYMDEAISLVRPGATTADIVQVWPRAEEFGFPDETAAFALQYGHGVGLSIWEKPIFSRLVSLDHPEVLEEGMVFALETYWPAADGWSAARIEEELVVTPDGCEVITKFPAEELLVAGRKYWTVGGELNTRRESQSHLNTREGRGER, via the coding sequence ATGGCAATCCGCACATTCGGACCGAACGCCGTCGACTGGGAACAGCGCATCGACCTCGACCGGCTGCGCACGCAGCGGCTGGCCCGATTGCACGAGGCGCTGAACCGCTCCGAGCTGGGAGCGCTGCTCAGCTTCGACTTCGCCAACATCCGCTACATGTCGTCCACCCACATCGGCACCTGGGCGATGGACAAACTGATCCGCTTCGCGCTGCTCGTCCGCGGCGGCGAACCGATCGTCTGGGACTTCGGCTCGGCCGCCCGCCACCACCAGCTCTACAACCCCTGGCTCGACTACAGCGACGGCAAGGAAGGCCCGCCCACCGGCGCCCGCGCGGGCATCTCCACCCTCCGCGGCGCCTTCCACCCGGACGCCGGAATCGGCGCGGACGTCGCGGCGAAGGTGGCGGCGGAACTGCGTGAACACGGCCTGGCGGGTGAGCCGTTGGGCGTCGATCTCGCCGAGATGCCCGTCCTGCACGCCCTCAAGGAACAGGGCATCGACGTCGTCGACGGCCAGCAGGTCTTCCTGGAGGCCCGCCGCGTCAAGACACCCGACGAGATCTCCCTGCTCACCCAGGCCTGCTCGATGGTCGACGCCGCCTACGAGGAGCTGTACGCCCACCTGCGGCCGGGCGTACGCGAGAACGAGTGCGTCGGACTCGTCAGCAAGGTCCTCTACGACCTCGGCAGCGAGTACGTCGAAGGCGTCAACGCCATCTCGGGCGAGCGCTGTTCACCGCATCCGCACGTCTACAGCGACCGGCTGATCCGGCCCGGCGACCCCGCCTTCTTCGACATCCTGCACAGCCACCTCGGCTACCGCACCTGCTACTACCGCACGTTCGCCGTCGGCAGCGCCTCGCCCGCGCAGCGCGACGCGTACATCCGCTGCCGCGCCTACATGGACGAGGCCATCTCCCTGGTCCGGCCCGGCGCCACGACCGCCGACATCGTCCAAGTCTGGCCACGCGCCGAGGAGTTCGGCTTCCCGGACGAGACGGCCGCCTTCGCGCTGCAGTACGGGCACGGGGTGGGCCTGTCCATCTGGGAGAAGCCGATCTTCAGCCGCCTCGTCTCGCTCGACCATCCCGAAGTCCTCGAAGAGGGCATGGTGTTCGCGCTGGAGACCTACTGGCCGGCGGCGGACGGCTGGTCGGCGGCGCGCATCGAGGAGGAACTCGTCGTCACGCCCGACGGGTGCGAGGTGATCACCAAGTTCCCCGCCGAGGAACTCCTCGTCGCGGGCCGCAAGTACTGGACCGTCGGCGGCGAGCTCAACACCCGGCGCGAGTCCCAGTCCCACCTCAACACCCGTGAGGGCAGGGGGGAACGATGA